The Gossypium arboreum isolate Shixiya-1 chromosome 4, ASM2569848v2, whole genome shotgun sequence DNA segment TTGTTCCCATATTGTGGCCTGAACTAGGCAATTGTTCTTACATTGGggcttaaactttttttttccaagttagtccctgaactttaGGGTTTTCAAGGAAATATcagtgactaacttggacaaaaaaaaaagttcaagcccCAATGGGGGAATACTTGCCAAGTTCAAGGGCTAGCTTGGACCCAAAAAAAGTTTAGGCTCCAATGTGAGAATAATTGCCAAGTTCAGGCCCCAAAAGTGATTTAACCTTTTATAGATGAAGGCAGGCAAATTCCTACCAGTTTTATACGAAAAAGAATATTGCTGCTAGGAAAAAATGGTATGTAGCCTACTGTAGGGGGAAGGTCCATATTTTTGAAAGATCATCGGTTGTATCGTGACAATTATCGCATAATACTGATTTCTCTGTTGATACTCTCATATTTGTGTTCATTTAACCTATCAGTATATTGCAGGGGAGCTTCGCCATGCTATGCTTAGACCGGGTGATTCCAAGCGCTGTGGGCAAAAAACCGTACGTTGCTCTCAAATCGATAAATACTTTCTTCATGTTTATGGTAAgttcttttaacttttatttaCCCATTACTTCTTTTGCCTCCTTTACTCATCAAAGATTACTTGCCTCCCTCACGAGTTTATGTTTGATTCTTTGCCTTTACTTGAAGTTCTCATGAAGTCAAATACTTTTTTGCATTTATTACTTAGGATAGtaccttttctttccttagtttcAGTTTATTTTCATTACCAGAATGGCTTATCAACATGTTGAAACCAACCCACATTTTATCGAAGATCCTGACAGAATAACGCCCGAGCAACAGCATGATCTACCTGCTACCTTGCTGCCACAACGTGGTCGCAACCAGCGTGTCCCACTACGAGGTCCTATAGACCAAGACTTACATCCTCATCCACTCGGCCCGTCACAGCCGGAGCCACATCATGACAGCCAACCTCACCTGCCACTTCATGTTTGGGTGCCACCACCAGTACATCATGAAGATCGACGCCCCCAATTACGATCACGACCTTCACCGTTTCAAGGTCCAACTCCAGAAGAAGTAATGCTACAACCCCATCTTCATGACCAACATCCTAGCTCATCATCAGTAAGACCGCAGCATGAAATCAATGAAGGTGACCAGCACCAACGCTGGCATCCCCAACAGCACCGTCCTCACTCTGGTGTTTTCCTCCCAAGTGTCCGTCAAACCGACCCTCTAACATTATCTACGGCAACTTCCTGTATAATTTTTTGGCTGATCGTGATACTTGCTGGCCTACTCGTTCTTATGGTCTATCTCATCTTTCGACCACATAGACCACTCTTCGATCTCAACGGCTTCACCTTGAACGCGGCCACCCTTGACACAGGTTACCTGCTGGATGCAGATGTCACTCTACTGGTTAACTTCACAAATCCGAACAAGAAAGTGAGCATTGATTTCAATCGCTTGTCTCTTGATCTTTACTTCGACGAAACCTTGATTGCTACTCAATACATAGAACCTTTCTCAGCTGCAAAAGGTCAGACCATGTTTGCAAGTATTCATATGATAGCCAGTCAGGTTAGTCTTTCAATGAAAGAAGCACTGCTGTTTGAGAACCAGATCAAGAACAATCAAGTTCTATTTTCAGTCAAAGGGGCATTTCGAGCTCGATCCAAACTTGAAGGGTTTATGAAATATTCGTATTGGTTGCATAGTTATTGTGGCATCATAGTTTCAAGCCCTCCAACTGGGGTCTTGAGAGAAAAAAATTGCAGAACTAAACACTGATGAAGAATCCATTTGTAATTGTCTTAGTACTTTTTTTTTGTCCCTTTGTATCTTTGTGTTTAAAATTGATGATAATATAATCATAAATTAGGCTTTGATTGGTTTTGAAAATATTTCTtacttttatatttcattttcatctttAGAAAACAATTTTGGTAATTATTTTCTATAATAAAATATGACAAATAAAAGAACTTTTGAATTTATATGAATTCAAACCAAGATAGTAGATTTAATATTCGAAAAATTATTGAAAAACAATGATATTTTTAGGTCAagttatttttatcattttatttttacaaaatattttagtggaaacaatgaaaatatttttttctaattttaacatattttcattttatttttcaaaaatcattttaacatAGCCTTAATTTTGCTTTTCTTTTAAACAAGATCTCTTTGCCAAAATGAaaataactaaaacataacaggaaatgaatatataaatattatacgAATATGACAAACTTTATACTATTGTATAGAATTTGTTATGTAAGCATAAATCTTAAACTTTTTCTTCCCCAGAACATTTGTGtataaaatgaaaagaataaaTGAGGAGAAGAGATTAGCTTCGTACTCGTTTGTGCTTCTGAGCAACTCTTTACAAATGGTTTCTCTATTCGATTGGTTTAGTAGAAATGCCTACTTTGTTGATGATACGGACCATGGTAATCCGACTCTGGCGCCATGTTATTTGATAACAAAGAACCCTGCAAAGTTCTTCCCTCTGGTTCTTGAAGGAATAACTTGTCTTCCAAGTAACATTGAATCTTGGACGTAATCGGCCTCAGGTCCGGATCATCTTGGGACCTCAAGGCATTTAGAAAGTTCTCTGAGATGAAGTTCAGCATTTTCATGAACTGGGATCTGTATTTTCTGAAGAGAGCAAAGCCTGCCATCTGTGAAAACGAATATCTATGTTAATCCAAAG contains these protein-coding regions:
- the LOC108459128 gene encoding uncharacterized protein LOC108459128 gives rise to the protein MAYQHVETNPHFIEDPDRITPEQQHDLPATLLPQRGRNQRVPLRGPIDQDLHPHPLGPSQPEPHHDSQPHLPLHVWVPPPVHHEDRRPQLRSRPSPFQGPTPEEVMLQPHLHDQHPSSSSVRPQHEINEGDQHQRWHPQQHRPHSGVFLPSVRQTDPLTLSTATSCIIFWLIVILAGLLVLMVYLIFRPHRPLFDLNGFTLNAATLDTGYLLDADVTLLVNFTNPNKKVSIDFNRLSLDLYFDETLIATQYIEPFSAAKGQTMFASIHMIASQVSLSMKEALLFENQIKNNQVLFSVKGAFRARSKLEGFMKYSYWLHSYCGIIVSSPPTGVLREKNCRTKH